CAGCTTCTTGGATGCCTCAATCGCCTGGTTGATTCTGTTTATCGCCCATTTAGGCCATCTTGATTTCACTATCTTGATTGGAGTGTTGAGCTTGACCTCAAGGGTGTGGTGTGAACCCAAAGGAATCAGATCCTCAGGACCTCGTGTAATGACTCCTGTCAGTCTTAATTTGCCTGTGAACAATTGAAATGAAATTTTTTCTATATCCAATCCAAGATAGAATGTCTTGATAACTCCCCGGTCATTTCTGGACCTGTCTCCTGATGTATCCTGGATACGCCTTGTGGTTTTGGAGGAAGCATTGTCCCCAACCTCTATTATGTGTGAGAGATGCCACAGGTCATCCAAAGTTTCGGGAAAGACCTCAACAATTCCATCCTTTTCGCTTTCGTTTATAATTTTCATAATTCACAATAATTTTTCTTGTTAATAATTTATATAGTTATGAACTACAAAAATAATTTAGTGATTAAAATGAATGTTGGAATTATAGGTGGAAGTGACGGTTTGGGAAAAACCCTGATTTATTATTTCCGAGATGAGTTTGAGGTTTATATTTCCGCAAGGGACCATAAGAAGGGAAGGAAGGTCGCAAGTGACTTGAACGTGAATTACATCGAATCAAACGAAGGCCTTGCGAACATCAGCGACATCCTAGTTATATCCGTCCCTATCGAGAGCACCTGTGACGTCATTCGTGAAGTCGCACCGTTCATGAAAGCCGGGTCACTTATGGTTGACGTTACCTCCGTTAAGGAAGGCCCTTCCAGAACCATGGCGGAAGCGCTTCCGGATTCCGTCGAGTACATTCCGACACACCCCGTCTTCGGTCCAAGAACCACAAGACTTGACAATCAGGTGATTGTGCTGACCGCCGATAAGAAGGGCAAGTGGTATCCGAAGGTCTATGATTACCTTGCAGGCAAAAACATGAGAATCATCGAAGCCAGTGCCGAAAAGCATGATTTCATGATGAGCATAGTTCAGGTCCTCACCCACTTCTCATTTATCTCAACGGCGTCTGCAATCGAGAAGCTTAAGGTCAACATATCCGAAACCGAGGACTATGAAAGTCCAATATATAACCTGATGATCGATATGATCGCCCGTATCGTATCCCAAAATCCGTATTTGACATATAACATCCAGTCAATGAACGAGAACGGTGAAACTGTCAGAAATACCTTCGCCGAAGCAGTCAATGAGCTGAAGGATGTCATAAACAATAATGATGAGGACGAGTTCGTCAAAATAGCCATAAGGGCAACCAAAAACATGGGCGACATCACAAACGCTTTGGGTAGAAGTGACAAGGCAATCGGCGCCTTGAGCTACGAGTACACCTACCTCAACAATTCCATTGGCCAGGAAGTTGGCTTGAAGCACATCTACTCAGGAACCATTCATGTGGGCATTCTTGAGGATATAGACGGCAAGACAGCCATTTTAAGGAACGGTACCAAAATCAAGAAACTCCGCATAGCCAACATCAGGATTCTGCTTCCTGAGGAGCTTCACCAGTGGAAAATTGAAAACTGGAATACCGTAACCCGGTCCATCAGTTGCGTATTTCCGAAAAATGTCAATGTCGAAATCATCCAGAAGACAGTGCTGATGCACGACAATCTGCTGGACATCAGATTGACTGACGCATACAACGGCCCCCAAATCGATGACAGGTCCATCAGCCTGACATTTGAGGTTACCGCCTTGACCAAGGAGGACA
Above is a genomic segment from Methanobrevibacter thaueri containing:
- a CDS encoding prephenate dehydrogenase, yielding MIKMNVGIIGGSDGLGKTLIYYFRDEFEVYISARDHKKGRKVASDLNVNYIESNEGLANISDILVISVPIESTCDVIREVAPFMKAGSLMVDVTSVKEGPSRTMAEALPDSVEYIPTHPVFGPRTTRLDNQVIVLTADKKGKWYPKVYDYLAGKNMRIIEASAEKHDFMMSIVQVLTHFSFISTASAIEKLKVNISETEDYESPIYNLMIDMIARIVSQNPYLTYNIQSMNENGETVRNTFAEAVNELKDVINNNDEDEFVKIAIRATKNMGDITNALGRSDKAIGALSYEYTYLNNSIGQEVGLKHIYSGTIHVGILEDIDGKTAILRNGTKIKKLRIANIRILLPEELHQWKIENWNTVTRSISCVFPKNVNVEIIQKTVLMHDNLLDIRLTDAYNGPQIDDRSISLTFEVTALTKEDIERVKELFTAFGGVIR